A region of Fibrobacter succinogenes subsp. succinogenes S85 DNA encodes the following proteins:
- a CDS encoding GspE/PulE family protein yields MNTKNLSKKWCQKNGIAIVESAGESAQECAAPIKIAVPNATDEFLLEKIRFATQQRIVPEQHSPAEIKMMHSHAESIDDEDLLQHLNHLEISRNSSWESEPIINLVDSLIIKALQKKATDIHLEPLADALRVRFRIDGLLTEYRTFPQWLTEPVLIRLKVMANVDITERRLPHDGSFAFENFQEKVNVRVSTIPVNNGEKCVLRLLPANDSAQTLDSLDFSEPTLQAIRKIFSAPQGLFLVTGPTGSGKTTTLYAGLREIIQRKINVTTIEDPIEYELRGANQVPVNEKCGFTFAVALRSILRQDPDVILVGEIRDAETAQIALQAAQTGHLVLSTLHTNSAKAAAARLLDLGVQKSILDEALLGVFAQRLVRKLDKTTSQESTPQYKGRTVVCELLLPNNTYADSSMQENARKLVESGITTEEEIKRVLGS; encoded by the coding sequence ATGAATACAAAAAACTTGTCCAAAAAATGGTGTCAGAAAAACGGGATTGCGATTGTCGAAAGCGCCGGGGAAAGCGCTCAGGAATGCGCCGCACCCATAAAAATCGCCGTGCCGAATGCAACCGATGAATTCCTCCTCGAAAAAATCCGTTTTGCCACACAGCAACGCATTGTCCCTGAGCAACACTCCCCTGCCGAAATCAAGATGATGCACAGCCACGCAGAATCAATCGATGACGAAGATTTGCTACAGCATCTCAATCATCTCGAGATTTCACGAAATTCATCTTGGGAATCAGAACCGATTATAAACCTCGTCGATAGCCTTATCATCAAAGCGCTCCAGAAAAAGGCAACCGACATTCACCTAGAACCGTTGGCAGATGCGCTACGCGTACGCTTTCGCATTGACGGGCTTTTAACGGAATACAGGACATTTCCGCAATGGCTTACTGAACCTGTACTGATTCGCCTCAAAGTCATGGCCAACGTTGATATCACGGAACGCCGCTTGCCACACGACGGGAGTTTTGCCTTTGAAAATTTTCAAGAGAAAGTAAACGTTCGCGTCAGTACAATTCCCGTAAACAACGGAGAGAAATGCGTGCTGCGATTGCTCCCAGCAAACGATTCCGCACAAACGCTCGACAGCCTTGATTTTAGCGAACCAACACTCCAAGCCATTCGGAAAATTTTCAGCGCTCCGCAAGGGCTGTTCCTCGTTACAGGCCCCACCGGAAGCGGCAAGACGACAACACTTTACGCAGGCCTTCGAGAAATCATCCAACGAAAAATAAACGTCACAACGATCGAAGATCCCATAGAATACGAACTCCGCGGAGCGAATCAAGTTCCCGTCAACGAGAAATGCGGATTCACGTTCGCCGTTGCATTGCGTTCTATTTTGCGCCAGGATCCAGACGTGATTCTCGTCGGGGAAATCCGCGATGCAGAGACCGCACAGATTGCATTGCAAGCAGCACAGACAGGACATCTTGTCTTGAGCACTTTGCACACGAACAGTGCAAAAGCTGCGGCGGCGAGACTTCTTGATTTAGGCGTTCAAAAGAGTATCTTGGACGAAGCTTTACTTGGAGTTTTTGCGCAGCGTCTCGTAAGGAAACTTGATAAAACAACGTCTCAGGAGTCTACACCACAATACAAAGGCAGAACCGTTGTCTGTGAATTGCTACTCCCCAACAACACCTACGCCGACTCCTCCATGCAAGAAAACGCAAGAAAGCTCGTAGAATCCGGCATCACCACCGAAGAAGAAATCAAAAGGGTATTAGGATCATAA